In the Diceros bicornis minor isolate mBicDic1 chromosome X, mDicBic1.mat.cur, whole genome shotgun sequence genome, accaacggatagatcatccaaacagaagatcaataaggaaacattggccttaaacgacacactagaacagatggacctagtagatatatacagagcattccatccaaaaaccgaagaatacacgttcttttcaaatgcacatggaacattctccaggattgatcacataataggccacaaaacaagtctccataaatttaagattgaaataataccaagcatcttttctgaccacaacggtatgaaactagaaatcaactataggaagcaaatcagaaaagccacaaatacgtggagattaaacaaaatgctactgaacaatgattggttaataaagaaatcaaagaagaaatcaaaaaatacctggagacaaatgaaaatgaaaatacgacatgccagaatttatgggatacagcaaaagtggttctaagagggaagtttatagcgatacaggcctatctcaacaaacaagaaaagtctcaaataaacaatctaacaatgcacctaaaggaactggaaaaagaagaacaaaccaagccccaaatcagtagaagaaaggaaataataaaagagcagaaataaatgaaatagagaccaaaaaaacaatagaaaaaatcaacaaaaccaagagctggttctttgaaaaggtcaacaaaattgacaaatctttagctagactcaccaagaaaaaaagagagaaggcacaaataagtaaaatcagaaatgaaagaggagaggttacaacagacacctcggataTACaacagattataagagaatactatgaaaagctatatgccaaccaattcgacaatctggaagaaatggataaattcctagaatcatacaaccttccaaaactggatcaagaagaagtagagaatttgaatagaccaatcaccagtaaggagatcgaaacagtaatcacaaacctcccccaaaataaaagtccaggaccagacggcttccctggggaattctaccaaacattcaaagactttaTACCTATCCttgtcaaactcttccaaaaaattgaggagggggggaagctccctaactcattctacgaagctgacattaccctgataccaaaaccagacaaggacaacacaaaaaaagaaaattacaggccaatatcactgatgaacatcgatgcaaaaatcttcaacaaaatactagcaaatcgcatacaacaatatgttaaaaagattatacaccatgatcaagtgggatttattccagggatgcagggatggtttaacattcgcaaatcaatcaacgtgatacaccacattaataaaatgaagaataaaaatcacatgatcatctcaatagatgcagagaaagcatttgacaagatacagcttccatttatgataaaaactctgaataaaatggctatagaaggaaagtacctcaacataataaagaccatatatgagaaacccacagctaatatgatcctcaatggtgaaaaactgaaagccatccctctaagaacaagaaccagacaaggatgcccactgtcaccactcctatttaacatagtactggaagtcctagccagagcaatcaggcaagagaaagaaataaaagggatccaaattggaaaggaagaagtgaaactgtcactatttgcagatgacatgattttatatatagaaaaccctaaagaatccaccagaaaacttttagaagcaataaacgaatatggtaaagtttcaggatacaaaatcaacatacaaaagtcagttgcatttctgtacactaacaatgaagtagcagaaagagaaattaagaataccatcccatttacaattgcaacaaaaagaataaaatacctaggaataaacttaaccaaagaggtgaaagatctgtacaccgaaaactataaaacatttctgaaagaaattgaagaagatacaaagaaatggaaagatattccgtgctcttggattggaagaattaacatagttaagatgtccatacttcctaaagccatctatagattcaatgcaatccctatcaaagttccaacaacatttttcacagaaatagaccaaagaatcctaaaatttatatggaacaacaaaagaccccgaatagctaaaggaatcctgagaaaaaagaacaaagctggaggtatcacactccctgatttcaaaatatactacaaagctatagtaaccaaaacagcatggtactggcacaaaaacagacacacagatcaatggaatagaattgaaagcccagaaataaacccacacatctatggacagctaatctttgacaaaggagccaagaacatacaatggggaaaagaaagtctcttcaacaaatggtgttaggaaaactggatagccatatgcaaaaaaaatgaaagtagacgcttaccttacaccatacacaaaaattaactccaaatggattaaagacttgaatgtaagacctgaaactgtgaaatttctagaagaaaacataggcagtacgctcttcgacatcggtcttagcaacatcttttcaaacaccacgtctgactgggcaagagaaacaatagaaaaaataaacaaatgggactacatcaaactaaaaagcttctgcacagcaaaggaaactatcaacaaaacgaaaagaccacctaacaattgggagaagatatttgcaaaccatacatctgataagggcttaatctccaaaatatataaagaactcatgcatctcaacaacaaaaaaactaccaacccaattaaaaaatgggcaaaagccgtgaacggacatttctccaaagaaggtatacagatggccaacagacacatgaaaagatgttcaaaatcactaactatgagggaaatgcaaatcaaatctacaatgagatatcacctcacgcctgtcagaatggctataattaacaagacaggaaacaacatgtgttggagaggatgtggagagaagggaactctcatacactgctggtgtgagtgcaaactggtgcagtcactatggaaaacagtatggagattcctcaaaaaatcaaggatagaactaccatattatccagctattccactgttgggtatttatccaaagaacttgaaaacaccaatttgtaaaggtacatgcactctggtgttcattgcagtgttattcacaatagccaagacttggaagcaacctaagtgcccatcaagggacgaatggataaagaagctgtggtatatatacacaatggaatactactcagccataagaaacgatgaaatccagccatttgtgacaacatggatggacattgagggtataatgcaaagtgaaataagtcagagagagaaggtcgaataccgtatgatttccttcattaagtagtagataataacaacaataaacaaacacatagggacagagattggattggtggttaccagaggggaaggggggagggaggagggtgaaagggataatttggtacatgtgtgtggtgatgggttgtaattagtattttggtggtgaacatgatgtgatctatgcttaaatagaagtacaatgatgtacacctgaagtttttacaatgtcataaaccaatgttactgcaataaacaaaaaattaaaataaaaaaaataaaaaaggatggaccagaaaaaaaaaatctgcccatCACCATGGGGAGATGACAAGGGACTTTGGTCTCCGTGGGTTCtggtggaagaaaataaaatgcttcCCCTGATAATTTGTAACTCTAGGGCTATTGTCATGCTGGTCTAGGGTTGGGATTAGTGCCTCTTGTTTAGTCCAGGAAACCCCAAGCTCACAAATTACTGTAAAACAATATACCACCACAGCGATACCCCTAGGTCACCTGGCAGGAGTAAACACACACAACCTCTCTGGAGAGACACATTCTCATTTTAGACCTCACAGAAGTCCCACAGATAAAGCTCTGCTTGAGAAATCCCTAAACTCACaatcaaaattataaaacacataaggaaaaaaaattatttgattgtTAGCAATGACGAGCAGGATTAGACCACCAAGAACTTCAGATAATAGAACTAACAGAGAGCATAAAATGAGTTTAACATACttagaaaaaataaggaaagaacaaGGTTCTGTGGAAAAAAGAAGaggctgttttttttgttttttgtttgtttgctttttgtgaggaagatcagccctgagctaacatccatgccaatcctcctctttttgctgaggaagaccggctctgagctaacatctgttgccaatcctcctccttttttttttctccccccaaagccccagtagatagttgtatgtcatagttgcagatccttctagttgctgtatgtgggacacagcctcagcatggccggagaagcagtgcctcagtacgcgcccgggatccaaacccgggacaccagtagcggagctaagccactgggccggcccaggatgTCTGCTCTTgatacttctattcaacattgtactcaaAGTTCTAGTCAGtgcaattaggcaggaaaaataaactaaaggcatccaaattgggaaggaacaagtaaaactacctctattcatagatgacatatatatatatatatgtgtatatatatatatataacattaaagAATCCACTAGAAAAACACAACAACCTATTTGAATATGCAATAGATGAgctcagcaaagttgcaagatccCAGATCAACCTGCAAcagtcagttgtatttctatgcactagcaataaacaatctgaaaatgaggttaagaaaaataattccgtttacagtatcattaaaaagaataaaatactgaggaataaatttaacaaaaggcaTACAAGACTTGTACTCCGAAAACtggaaaacattgctgaaagaaatcaaagaggacgTGAATAAAAAGGCATCCTGTGTTAATGGATTGAACATTTAATATTGTTAGGACGGCTATAATCCCCAAGGCAATATACATATTCAATGCCACGCCTGTTAGAGTCTACCTGGCTTATTTGTaaaaattgacaagttgatcctaaaattcatatggaaatgcaagggatgcAAATATGCAAAACAATCTGCGgaatgaagaacaaaattggaggactcatacttcccaatttcaaaacttactacaaagctccAGCAATCCTAAAaagcgtggtactggcataatGATAGACATATAGGTCAATGTTTTAGAATTTGGAGTCATAAATAAACACGTACATCTATAAATAGTTGATTTTCAATAACAGTGCAAAGACTATTTAATGGAGGAATGaacaatctcttcaacaaatggtgcagggcaactggatatccacagacAAAAGAATTTGAGTTTGGACCCCAATCTCACACTATTTACAAAACTTAACTCtaaaatgaatcacagacctaAAGGCAAGGGATGAACCTATAAAACTCTAGGAATAAAACATAGATGTAAATTCCCATGACCTTGGATGAGGCAATGGTTACTTaaatatgacagcaaaagcacagccacaaaagaaaacaaaaagagagagagagagagaaattgtagGCCGTCCAaatcaaaaacttttgtgcatcaaaggactcTGTCTAGAAAGCGAAAGGACAGCCCACAGGGTGGGAGAaacacttgcaaatcatataactgaTAAGGGCCTATTTTCCAGAACGCATAAAGAACTGTTGCAgctcaacaagaaaaagaaaggcaacccagttaaaaaatggacaaaggactggaatcgacatttctccaaagggcagaagtacaaatggccaagaggcacacgaaaagatgctcaacatcattagccattagggaaatgtgaaTCAAACCCACCgtgagctaccacttcacacccactaggatggctattgtTAGCAAACAACAGACGCGGAAAATAGCAAGttttggcgaggatgtggagaagtcgGGACCTTCATACGCTGCTGCTGGGAGTGCGATGTGGTAGAGCCGCTGTGGAAATCACTTGGGCGGTTCCTCCATAAGTTAAACGTAGAATTACCTCACGACCCCGCAATCCTACTCGCAGATATCTACCCCAAAGCACTGCAAACAGGTGTTCCCACAGAACCCTGTACGGGAACGCTCACTGCCGCGCTATTCACAACAGCCACGAGGTGGAGATCACCCAAACGTCTATCAACTGATGGACGGATGGATACACAACGTGTGGTCTCTCCAGACAACGGAATCTTATTGGCCCGAAAAGGAATGAAGCGCTGATTCGTGCTGCCCCGTGGATGACCCATAGCGAAAACATGATGGCTAAGGGAAAGCAGCCAGACACAAGAGGCCACCTCTTGATTGTATGACTCCATCTGTAGGAAGtctccagaataggcaaacctctgacagggagcccaggagtgGTTGCCTGGCTGCTGGGGGGCAGGTGCCGGCTGGGGGccggccaggggctgggggggggcCAGTGGGAAGCGACTGCCTGACGGGTACAGGGGTTTCTTTCCCGGGTGGTGCCCACGTTTTGGATCTGGGTAGTTGTGACGATCGCCTGACCGCGCGAGTGTCCACTTGGTGGCACCGGATCATCCAAGTCTGTCGTCTTTTTCCGTCCACGTTCCCATCCGGTGGAAAGGGAGTGTTCCCTCAAAGAGAGGGTCCAGGGCGCAGGGCGAGCGGGCTCGTGCGGCGCCCTTTCGCTGCAGGCCCAGGCCCGCCATTTCCGGGAGCCAATGGGAAAGCAGTGACGTCACCGGATCGACGTGTCAGCGAGCGTGCGCCCCGACCAATGGGGGGGCCGGTGCGTGGTCGCTAGGATACGGAGTAGGGGCCGAGTACCCGCCGTCCTGAGAGCTTGGGACCCGCCGACccacctcacctcacctcacctcacctcacctcacctcacctcacctGAGCGACCCGGACTGAGGTGAACCTCATCCCACCGCAGAAGAGCTAGTCCCGTCGAGCAGAAGGCGCGGCTCAAGCCCAGCATGCCCGGGAACCGGAGccgtcgtcgtcgtcgtcgtcgtcgtcgtcgtcgAGGGTCGTCCGGTGGCCAGAGTCGGCCCCGCTCCCGCACCGCCCGAGCGGAGCTATCGTTCTCTGTGAGCCACGTGGAGCGCCTCCTGCGGGAGAGCCACTACACCCGGCGCCTCAGCCCCTCCACCCCGGTCTTCCTGGCCGCCGTCGTCCAGTACCTGACGGCCAAGCTCCTGGAGCTGG is a window encoding:
- the LOC131400246 gene encoding histone H2A-Bbd type 2/3-like, encoding MPGNRSRRRRRRRRRRRGSSGGQSRPRSRTARAELSFSVSHVERLLRESHYTRRLSPSTPVFLAAVVQYLTAKLLELASNEAHNSGRRRITPELVDMAVHNNALLSGFFGATTISQVAPTRE